Proteins from a single region of Crassaminicella profunda:
- the purH gene encoding bifunctional phosphoribosylaminoimidazolecarboxamide formyltransferase/IMP cyclohydrolase — protein MIKRALISVSDKRGVVEFAKKLAGMGVEIISTGGTSKVLTENGIKVIPISDITDFPECLDGRVKTLHPAVHGGILAMRDNENHRRQLEELNITPIDLVAINLYPFKETISKENVTLEEAIENIDIGGPTMLRSAAKNHKDVAVVCNPDDYTSIIEELEKNEEVSYDTKYRLALKVFEHTAHYDALIANYLRKQINGEMPEVLTMTYEKVQDLRYGENPHQKAVFYKEMGENKGSLVEAKKLHGKELSFNNINDTNGALELLKEYTEPTVVAVKHTNACGVGTGYDIYDAYLKAYKCDPVSIFGGIIAANRTIDKRTAKEINKIFVEIVIAPAFEEEALEILKSKKNIRILELPHITQKQSVDAIDMKKVNGGLLIQEIDHKLYGEEELKVVTERIPTKKEMEDLTFAWKIVKHIKSNGIVLAKDGQTIGIGPGQVNRIWAVENAMKQSNVSVKGSVMASDAFFPFSDCVEAAAKKGITAIIQPGGSIRDQESIDMANKYGIAMVFTGMRHFKH, from the coding sequence ATGATTAAACGTGCTTTAATCAGTGTTTCTGATAAAAGAGGAGTAGTTGAATTTGCAAAGAAACTGGCTGGTATGGGGGTTGAAATCATATCTACTGGAGGAACATCAAAGGTACTTACAGAAAATGGTATAAAAGTAATTCCTATATCAGATATTACAGATTTTCCAGAATGTCTTGATGGAAGAGTAAAAACCTTGCATCCAGCAGTTCATGGAGGAATTCTTGCTATGAGAGATAATGAGAATCATAGAAGGCAGTTAGAAGAATTAAATATTACACCTATTGATTTGGTAGCCATCAATTTATATCCATTTAAAGAAACGATATCAAAAGAGAATGTAACACTAGAGGAAGCTATCGAAAACATTGATATAGGTGGACCTACAATGCTCAGAAGTGCTGCAAAAAATCATAAGGATGTAGCTGTTGTATGTAATCCGGACGATTATACATCTATTATAGAAGAATTGGAAAAAAATGAAGAAGTATCTTATGATACAAAATATAGATTAGCACTAAAGGTATTTGAGCATACAGCACATTATGATGCATTAATAGCTAATTATTTAAGAAAACAAATAAATGGAGAAATGCCAGAAGTACTTACGATGACCTATGAAAAGGTACAAGATTTAAGATACGGAGAAAATCCTCATCAAAAGGCAGTATTCTACAAAGAAATGGGAGAGAATAAGGGTTCTTTAGTAGAAGCTAAAAAGCTTCATGGAAAGGAACTTTCATTTAATAATATAAATGATACAAATGGCGCATTAGAGCTTTTAAAAGAATATACAGAGCCTACAGTAGTAGCAGTAAAGCATACAAATGCTTGTGGCGTAGGAACGGGATATGATATTTACGATGCATATTTAAAAGCTTATAAGTGTGATCCTGTTTCTATTTTTGGAGGAATTATTGCTGCAAATCGTACAATTGATAAAAGAACAGCAAAAGAAATCAATAAAATATTTGTAGAGATTGTGATTGCTCCAGCATTTGAGGAGGAAGCATTAGAGATTTTAAAATCTAAAAAGAATATAAGAATTTTAGAACTTCCTCATATTACTCAAAAACAATCAGTAGATGCAATCGATATGAAGAAGGTAAATGGTGGATTATTAATTCAAGAGATTGATCATAAGTTATATGGAGAAGAAGAATTAAAGGTTGTTACAGAAAGAATTCCTACCAAGAAGGAAATGGAAGATTTAACTTTTGCATGGAAGATTGTAAAGCATATTAAGTCTAATGGTATAGTACTTGCAAAAGATGGACAGACAATAGGTATTGGACCTGGACAGGTAAATAGAATCTGGGCAGTAGAAAATGCCATGAAGCAATCCAATGTATCTGTAAAGGGCAGTGTTATGGCATCAGATGCTTTTTTCCCATTCTCAGATTGTGTAGAGGCTGCAGCTAAGAAAGGAATTACAGCTATTATCCAACCAGGTGGTTCTATAAGAGATCAAGAGTCTATAGATATGGCGAACAAATATGGTATTGCAATGGTGTTTACAGGAATGAGACACTTTAAGCACTAA
- a CDS encoding enoyl-CoA hydratase/isomerase family protein produces the protein MIKQSNLSCEVKNGVGFIKLNRPKALNALSVEMIEGLYKQLLEWKEDEKVAFICLTGEGDKALCAGGDVRALYDHRDSNVEELAFKFFYTEYCMNLTMYLYPKPILVLMHGIVMGGGVGIAMPATHKIVTEKTKWAMPEMNIGLYPDVGGSYFLSRMPGFFGRYLALTSRTIGPADVLHIGGADYYLESAKWEDLKKAIEEKSWVTASASEELSRLLDTFCEKSLKKAPIASIEEKINQHFAHNTMEEIVKSLEEASNEGDTWAQDTAKLIRTKSPTSLKVTLKQLIEGKEKDLVDCFKMELDMSMNFMKCHDFFEGVRSVLVDKDRNPKWNPPVLEELSKDVVDGFFEYTWEEGKNPLEGFQG, from the coding sequence ATGATTAAGCAGTCAAATCTTTCATGTGAAGTAAAAAATGGTGTAGGATTTATTAAACTAAATAGACCAAAGGCGTTAAATGCTCTTTCAGTAGAGATGATAGAGGGGTTATATAAGCAGCTTTTAGAATGGAAAGAGGATGAAAAGGTAGCATTTATTTGTTTAACGGGTGAAGGAGATAAGGCATTATGTGCTGGTGGAGATGTAAGAGCCCTTTATGATCATAGAGATTCAAATGTAGAAGAATTAGCTTTTAAATTTTTCTATACAGAATATTGTATGAATTTGACTATGTATCTTTATCCAAAACCTATTTTAGTATTGATGCATGGGATCGTTATGGGTGGTGGTGTTGGAATTGCTATGCCTGCAACGCATAAAATCGTTACAGAGAAGACAAAATGGGCTATGCCAGAGATGAATATAGGACTTTATCCAGATGTTGGTGGAAGCTATTTCTTAAGCAGAATGCCAGGGTTTTTTGGTAGATATCTTGCCCTTACATCAAGAACTATAGGTCCTGCAGATGTTTTACATATTGGTGGAGCTGATTATTATTTAGAAAGTGCAAAGTGGGAAGATTTAAAAAAGGCGATTGAAGAAAAATCATGGGTTACTGCTTCTGCATCAGAGGAGTTAAGTAGGTTATTAGATACATTCTGTGAAAAATCTTTGAAAAAAGCACCTATTGCATCAATCGAAGAAAAAATTAATCAGCATTTTGCTCATAATACCATGGAGGAAATCGTAAAATCATTAGAAGAAGCAAGTAATGAAGGAGATACTTGGGCACAAGATACAGCAAAATTAATACGCACAAAATCTCCGACATCATTAAAAGTTACCTTAAAGCAGTTGATAGAAGGAAAAGAAAAAGACCTTGTAGATTGTTTTAAAATGGAGCTAGATATGAGTATGAATTTTATGAAGTGCCATGATTTCTTTGAAGGGGTGCGTTCCGTATTAGTAGATAAAGATAGAAATCCTAAATGGAATCCACCTGTTTTAGAAGAGTTAAGTAAAGATGTAGTAGATGGTTTCTTTGAATATACTTGGGAGGAAGGCAAAAACCCTTTAGAAGGATTTCAAGGATAA
- a CDS encoding YbjQ family protein, whose translation MILVNTDFISGKKLETLSIVKGSTIQSKHVGKDILSGLKTLVGGELGAYREMMDEARAISTKRMVQEAEKLGADGVINIRYATSAIMQGAAEVIVYGTAVKFVD comes from the coding sequence ATGATCTTAGTAAATACTGATTTTATTAGTGGTAAAAAATTAGAAACACTTTCTATTGTTAAAGGGAGTACAATACAATCAAAGCATGTGGGAAAAGATATTTTAAGTGGATTAAAAACTTTAGTAGGAGGAGAACTTGGAGCTTATAGAGAAATGATGGATGAGGCAAGAGCCATATCTACTAAAAGAATGGTACAGGAAGCTGAAAAATTAGGGGCTGATGGGGTCATTAATATAAGATATGCTACTAGTGCTATTATGCAGGGAGCTGCTGAAGTAATTGTTTATGGAACAGCTGTGAAGTTTGTAGACTAA
- a CDS encoding ABC transporter ATP-binding protein: MSNIVEIKNVRKVYRVGDEKVVALNDVSLEIKKGEVCCFLGTSGSGKSTLLNMMAGLEKPTKGVIKIKGKNVEKMSEKQLAKFRQKFIGFIFQSYNLLPALTALENVSLPLTFRGMKKKEREKISSEVLDAVGLKKYITHKPTQMSGGQQQRVGIARAFVSKPPIIFADEPTGNLDSKTTHEVMNLMLEIAKENDQTLIIVTHDRSIAEYANKVVYILDGNIEKIEEK; encoded by the coding sequence ATTAGTAATATAGTTGAAATAAAAAATGTTCGAAAGGTATATCGAGTAGGGGATGAAAAGGTAGTAGCTTTAAATGATGTTTCCCTGGAAATAAAAAAAGGAGAGGTTTGTTGCTTTTTAGGAACTTCAGGTTCAGGGAAGTCTACTCTTTTGAATATGATGGCAGGTCTTGAAAAGCCAACAAAAGGAGTTATTAAGATCAAGGGCAAAAATGTTGAGAAAATGAGTGAGAAGCAGCTTGCAAAGTTTCGACAAAAGTTTATTGGATTTATTTTTCAGTCATATAACCTATTACCAGCACTTACAGCCCTTGAAAATGTAAGTTTGCCATTAACCTTTAGGGGAATGAAAAAGAAGGAAAGAGAGAAGATTTCTTCGGAAGTATTAGATGCTGTTGGACTTAAAAAATATATTACACACAAGCCAACCCAAATGAGTGGAGGGCAACAACAACGTGTAGGAATTGCTAGAGCTTTTGTAAGCAAACCGCCTATTATTTTTGCAGATGAACCAACAGGAAACCTAGATTCTAAGACAACTCATGAAGTTATGAATTTGATGCTAGAAATAGCAAAAGAAAATGATCAGACATTGATCATAGTAACTCATGATAGAAGTATTGCGGAATATGCAAATAAAGTTGTCTATATTCTAGATGGAAATATTGAAAAAATTGAAGAAAAATAG
- the purD gene encoding phosphoribosylamine--glycine ligase yields the protein MKILVIGSGGREHTIVWKLNKSPRVDKIYCAPGNAGTYSMAENVEIKVDDIEGLCTFAKEKQIDLTIVGPEVPLVMGIVDRFEEENLKVFGPNKECAQLEGSKAFTKDFLYRHNIPTGDYKEFTSFEEAKKAVGIYGYPMVIKADGLAAGKGVVIAENEDEALKAMDDMMKDKKFGEAGEKIVIEEFLKGIETSILCFVDGESIVPMVSAQDYKKIFDEDEGPNTGGMGTYSPSLIYDEKLDEEVKEKILVPTLDGFKKDGLNFKGILFVGLMITKESAKVLEFNVRFGDPETQTVLSRLETDLVEIMESILDGRLKQQEIKWKEQKAVCVVLASGGYPGNYEKGKEIQGLLDIDEDAFVFHAGTKMVDGKVLTNGGRVLGVTAWGDTIDEARKKAYENVSRISFDKMYYRKDIGKLIEK from the coding sequence ATGAAGATCTTAGTAATCGGTAGTGGTGGTAGAGAACATACTATTGTATGGAAGTTAAATAAAAGCCCAAGGGTAGATAAAATTTACTGTGCACCAGGGAATGCAGGAACTTATTCAATGGCTGAAAATGTAGAAATTAAGGTAGATGATATAGAAGGTCTTTGTACTTTTGCAAAGGAAAAACAAATAGATTTAACGATTGTAGGACCAGAGGTTCCATTAGTAATGGGGATTGTAGATCGTTTTGAAGAGGAAAATTTAAAAGTTTTTGGTCCGAACAAAGAATGTGCACAGTTAGAGGGAAGCAAAGCTTTTACGAAGGATTTTCTATATAGACACAACATTCCTACAGGGGATTATAAAGAGTTTACGAGTTTTGAAGAAGCGAAAAAAGCAGTAGGTATTTATGGATATCCTATGGTCATTAAAGCAGACGGATTGGCAGCTGGAAAAGGGGTTGTCATAGCTGAGAATGAGGACGAAGCTTTAAAAGCTATGGATGATATGATGAAAGATAAAAAGTTCGGAGAAGCTGGAGAAAAAATAGTTATTGAAGAATTTTTAAAAGGAATTGAAACTTCCATATTGTGCTTTGTAGATGGGGAAAGTATTGTTCCTATGGTAAGTGCTCAGGATTATAAAAAGATTTTTGATGAAGATGAAGGTCCTAATACAGGTGGTATGGGAACTTATTCACCAAGTCTTATTTATGATGAAAAGCTTGATGAAGAAGTAAAAGAAAAAATCTTGGTACCTACTCTTGACGGATTTAAAAAAGATGGACTGAATTTTAAAGGAATTCTCTTTGTTGGTCTTATGATTACGAAAGAGAGTGCAAAGGTTTTAGAGTTCAATGTTCGATTTGGAGATCCTGAGACTCAAACGGTACTTTCAAGGTTAGAGACAGATTTAGTAGAGATTATGGAGAGTATCTTAGATGGAAGATTAAAGCAGCAGGAAATTAAATGGAAAGAGCAAAAGGCCGTTTGTGTAGTTCTAGCATCTGGAGGATATCCAGGAAATTATGAAAAGGGGAAAGAAATTCAAGGACTTTTAGATATAGATGAGGATGCATTTGTATTTCATGCAGGAACAAAGATGGTAGACGGAAAAGTATTAACCAATGGTGGAAGAGTGCTAGGGGTTACTGCTTGGGGAGATACTATCGATGAAGCTCGAAAAAAAGCATATGAAAATGTTTCAAGAATTTCTTTTGATAAGATGTATTATAGAAAAGATATTGGGAAATTAATTGAAAAATAA